The following proteins are encoded in a genomic region of Vicugna pacos chromosome 16, VicPac4, whole genome shotgun sequence:
- the ETV4 gene encoding ETS translocation variant 4 isoform X10: MQLPGPCPPAPSQHHPSLLSCLFPPAQVPDSDEQFVPDFHSENLAFHSPTTRIKKEPQSPRADPALSCSRKPPLPHHHGEQCLYSSAYDPPRQITIKSPAPGAPGQSPLQPFPRAEQRSFLRSSGTSQPHPGHAYLGEHSSVFQQPLEVCHSFTPSQGGGREPLPAPYQHQLSEPCPPYPQQSFKQEYLDPLYEQAGQPALGQGGVNGHRYPGAGVVIKQEQTDFSYDSDVPGYASMYLHTEGFSGPSSGDGTMGYGYEKSLRPFPDDVCVVPEKFEGDIKQEGVGAFREGPPYQRRGALQLWQFLVALLDDPTNAHFIAWTGRGMEFKLIEPEEVARLWGIQKNRPAMNYDKLSRSLRYYYEKGIMQKVAGERYVYKFVCEPEALFSLAFPDNQRPALKAEFDRPVSEEDTVPLSHLDESPAYLPELAGPAQPFGPKGGYSY, encoded by the exons TAGCTTTCCACAGCCCCACCACCAGGATCAAGAAGGAGCCTCAGAGTCCCCGCGCAGACCCGGCCCTGTCCTGCAGCAGGaagccgcccctcccccaccaccatgGCGAGCAGTGCCTTTATTCCAG tgCCTATGACCCCCCTAGACAAATCACCATCAAGTCCCCCGCCCCTGGTGCCCCTGGACAGTCGCCCCTGCAGCCCTTTCCCCGGGCAGAACAACGGAGTTTCCTGAGATCCTCTGgcacctcccagccccaccctggccaTGCGTACCTCGGGGAGCATAG TTCCGTCTTCCAGCAGCCCCTGGAGGTCTGCCATTCCTTCACACCCTCTCAGGGAGGGGGCCGGgaacccctcccagccccctacCAACACCAGCTGTCGGAGCCCTGCCCACCCTACCCCCAACAGAGCTTCAAGCAGGAATACCTTGACCCCCTGTACGAACAGGCCGGCCAGCCGGCATTGGGCCAGGGTGGAGTCAATGGGCACAGGTACCCAGGGGCGGGGGTGGTGATCAAACAGGAGCAGACGGACTTCTCCTATGACTCAG ATGTCCCTGGGTATGCCTCAATGTACCTTCACACAGAGGGTTTCTCCGGGCCCTCTTCAGGTGACGGGACCATGG GCTATGGCTATGAAAAATCTCTGCGTCCATTCCCAGATGATGTCTGCGTCGTCCCTGAGAAATTTGAAG GAGACATCAAGCAGGAAGGGGTGGGAGCCTTCCGAGAGGGACCGCCCTACCAGCGCCGGGGTGCCTTGCAGCTGTGGCAGTTTCTGGTGGCCCTGCTGGATGACCCGACGAACGCCCACTTTATTGCCTGGACTGGCCGGGGGATGGAGTTCAAACTAATTGAGCCTGAGGAG GTCGCCAGGCTCTGGGGGATCCAGAAGAACCGGCCAGCCATGAATTACGACAAACTGAGCCGCTCACTCCGGTACTACTACGAGAAAGGCATCATGCAGAAG GTGGCTGGCGAGCGTTACGTGTACAAGTTTGTGTGTGAGCCCGAGGCCCTCTTCTCTCTGGCCTTCCCGGACAATCAGCGTCCAGCTCTCAAGGCTGAGTTTGACCGGCCAGTCAGTGAGGAGGACACAGTCCCTTTGTCCCACTTGGACGAGAGCCCTGCCTACCTCCCAGAGCTGGCTGGCCCCGCCCAGCCCTTTGGCCCCAAGGGTGGCTACTCTTACTAG
- the ETV4 gene encoding ETS translocation variant 4 isoform X12, producing the protein MSSLFLISIQKTLSTAPPPGSRRSLRVPAQTRPCPAAGSRPSPTTMASSAFIPDVPGYASMYLHTEGFSGPSSGDGTMGYGYEKSLRPFPDDVCVVPEKFEGDIKQEGVGAFREGPPYQRRGALQLWQFLVALLDDPTNAHFIAWTGRGMEFKLIEPEEVARLWGIQKNRPAMNYDKLSRSLRYYYEKGIMQKVAGERYVYKFVCEPEALFSLAFPDNQRPALKAEFDRPVSEEDTVPLSHLDESPAYLPELAGPAQPFGPKGGYSY; encoded by the exons CTTTCCACAGCCCCACCACCAGGATCAAGAAGGAGCCTCAGAGTCCCCGCGCAGACCCGGCCCTGTCCTGCAGCAGGaagccgcccctcccccaccaccatgGCGAGCAGTGCCTTTATTCCAG ATGTCCCTGGGTATGCCTCAATGTACCTTCACACAGAGGGTTTCTCCGGGCCCTCTTCAGGTGACGGGACCATGG GCTATGGCTATGAAAAATCTCTGCGTCCATTCCCAGATGATGTCTGCGTCGTCCCTGAGAAATTTGAAG GAGACATCAAGCAGGAAGGGGTGGGAGCCTTCCGAGAGGGACCGCCCTACCAGCGCCGGGGTGCCTTGCAGCTGTGGCAGTTTCTGGTGGCCCTGCTGGATGACCCGACGAACGCCCACTTTATTGCCTGGACTGGCCGGGGGATGGAGTTCAAACTAATTGAGCCTGAGGAG GTCGCCAGGCTCTGGGGGATCCAGAAGAACCGGCCAGCCATGAATTACGACAAACTGAGCCGCTCACTCCGGTACTACTACGAGAAAGGCATCATGCAGAAG GTGGCTGGCGAGCGTTACGTGTACAAGTTTGTGTGTGAGCCCGAGGCCCTCTTCTCTCTGGCCTTCCCGGACAATCAGCGTCCAGCTCTCAAGGCTGAGTTTGACCGGCCAGTCAGTGAGGAGGACACAGTCCCTTTGTCCCACTTGGACGAGAGCCCTGCCTACCTCCCAGAGCTGGCTGGCCCCGCCCAGCCCTTTGGCCCCAAGGGTGGCTACTCTTACTAG
- the ETV4 gene encoding ETS translocation variant 4 isoform X13, which produces MASSAFIPDVPGYASMYLHTEGFSGPSSGDGTMGYGYEKSLRPFPDDVCVVPEKFEGDIKQEGVGAFREGPPYQRRGALQLWQFLVALLDDPTNAHFIAWTGRGMEFKLIEPEEVARLWGIQKNRPAMNYDKLSRSLRYYYEKGIMQKVAGERYVYKFVCEPEALFSLAFPDNQRPALKAEFDRPVSEEDTVPLSHLDESPAYLPELAGPAQPFGPKGGYSY; this is translated from the exons atgGCGAGCAGTGCCTTTATTCCAG ATGTCCCTGGGTATGCCTCAATGTACCTTCACACAGAGGGTTTCTCCGGGCCCTCTTCAGGTGACGGGACCATGG GCTATGGCTATGAAAAATCTCTGCGTCCATTCCCAGATGATGTCTGCGTCGTCCCTGAGAAATTTGAAG GAGACATCAAGCAGGAAGGGGTGGGAGCCTTCCGAGAGGGACCGCCCTACCAGCGCCGGGGTGCCTTGCAGCTGTGGCAGTTTCTGGTGGCCCTGCTGGATGACCCGACGAACGCCCACTTTATTGCCTGGACTGGCCGGGGGATGGAGTTCAAACTAATTGAGCCTGAGGAG GTCGCCAGGCTCTGGGGGATCCAGAAGAACCGGCCAGCCATGAATTACGACAAACTGAGCCGCTCACTCCGGTACTACTACGAGAAAGGCATCATGCAGAAG GTGGCTGGCGAGCGTTACGTGTACAAGTTTGTGTGTGAGCCCGAGGCCCTCTTCTCTCTGGCCTTCCCGGACAATCAGCGTCCAGCTCTCAAGGCTGAGTTTGACCGGCCAGTCAGTGAGGAGGACACAGTCCCTTTGTCCCACTTGGACGAGAGCCCTGCCTACCTCCCAGAGCTGGCTGGCCCCGCCCAGCCCTTTGGCCCCAAGGGTGGCTACTCTTACTAG
- the ETV4 gene encoding ETS translocation variant 4 isoform X14, translating to MRTSGSIDVPGYASMYLHTEGFSGPSSGDGTMGYGYEKSLRPFPDDVCVVPEKFEGDIKQEGVGAFREGPPYQRRGALQLWQFLVALLDDPTNAHFIAWTGRGMEFKLIEPEEVARLWGIQKNRPAMNYDKLSRSLRYYYEKGIMQKVAGERYVYKFVCEPEALFSLAFPDNQRPALKAEFDRPVSEEDTVPLSHLDESPAYLPELAGPAQPFGPKGGYSY from the exons aTGCGTACCTCGGGGAGCATAG ATGTCCCTGGGTATGCCTCAATGTACCTTCACACAGAGGGTTTCTCCGGGCCCTCTTCAGGTGACGGGACCATGG GCTATGGCTATGAAAAATCTCTGCGTCCATTCCCAGATGATGTCTGCGTCGTCCCTGAGAAATTTGAAG GAGACATCAAGCAGGAAGGGGTGGGAGCCTTCCGAGAGGGACCGCCCTACCAGCGCCGGGGTGCCTTGCAGCTGTGGCAGTTTCTGGTGGCCCTGCTGGATGACCCGACGAACGCCCACTTTATTGCCTGGACTGGCCGGGGGATGGAGTTCAAACTAATTGAGCCTGAGGAG GTCGCCAGGCTCTGGGGGATCCAGAAGAACCGGCCAGCCATGAATTACGACAAACTGAGCCGCTCACTCCGGTACTACTACGAGAAAGGCATCATGCAGAAG GTGGCTGGCGAGCGTTACGTGTACAAGTTTGTGTGTGAGCCCGAGGCCCTCTTCTCTCTGGCCTTCCCGGACAATCAGCGTCCAGCTCTCAAGGCTGAGTTTGACCGGCCAGTCAGTGAGGAGGACACAGTCCCTTTGTCCCACTTGGACGAGAGCCCTGCCTACCTCCCAGAGCTGGCTGGCCCCGCCCAGCCCTTTGGCCCCAAGGGTGGCTACTCTTACTAG